CGCAATCATATGTAGTTGCTAAGCAACAGAGAAAACAGCTTCACAGAGGTTGatcaagtgtgtgtgcgtgtgcgtgtgtgtgtaccaacgaaactgatacacacacagtacgACCAATTGCAAAGCAATTTAGGGGTTCACAAATGTTcactttttcttacttttaatgtatttgtctgCTTCTTCGTCCAGATGTCCCCAACAAGCCGTTTGagcctttttaaaacaatctcTAGGCGGATTGAGATGGACACCTACTCTGGTTGAAGCAAGGCTAGCTTTTGTAGAACTTTCTTTTTTAGGCTGAGATGGTAGTCTTTAAGTTTACAAATGTTTAGtcctatatttcttttttaattttgttctgtGTGGTTGGCCCAGACCCTTTACTATTAATCCTGAGGGGGAAGATTATTTAACTATAATGTTaccttcaaaatgttttatcttgttCAGTTAATTTATCACGTACCGACTCCCCTGTGCAGACATTTGCTGCTaaaaggcttctttttttatttcagttaagCTTTGAAAACAGATGGGTCCTGATTATCTAGCCGCACTGCTGCAATGCAACACAGGAAAAGAAAGGACACAGTTCTATTTGCCAGCCACAAGGAGTGACAAAAGTCAAAGTGGCTGAGCTAGGCAAGGGAAAGCTGCCTATTAACTGtgttttgaatttcaaatgGTAGTCATTGACAATTCATGCTTTGGCTTGCAGTTCGCGATGGGCTTCAGCTGCAAATGTGTGCCTGCAGGGTGAGCCATGGTTCATTCAAGTAGTGACAGATAATGTTGGTTTACCGCTTTTGTCTGtggtgtacagtaccagtcaaaagtttggacacaccttctcattcaactactttgaagaatctaaaatataaaacatattctggtttgttgagcatttgtttgtttaccacataattccatatgtgttccttcatagtttggatgtcttcaatattaatctacaatgtagaaaaaaataaaaataaaaataaagaaaaaccattgaatgagaaggtgtgtccaaacttttgactggtactgtatgtgagcACAGGTCAGTAAAATAGTGAAGCTACAGGAGCAAATGTTGTGAAGGTCCTGAAAAGTAGaaatagggggaaaaaagcagcaaaatatatataaaaaaaccgATTTCCTTTAGACGATGGGTCATTTCACTGCTACATCTAAGACAAAACGTATGAAGTCAATTTACTTCTAATTGTTGGTGAAATTACATTTAACCAGACAGAAACAATACTTAACACCCAACTGATCCTCAGCTGCCACTATTTGTCAAATACAGAGGAAATATTTGTGTTCGGCAAAGACAAATGGAAGCTGTAAAGCCGAAAATACGTTCACTGTAACTGCTACATAAAGCGCATGAAATGAAGTGACCGTAGCATCATCGGCGGCCATCAATCTGGTCATACTGAGCAGAAGACGGgagtaaatgtgtgtgaagCAGGTCCACATGAGCATGCAGAGGCTAGAGGACGGTAAAACCACGTGGTCACGGTACGTGTGCTCATGTTGTTCCTACCTTGTCTGTCTGTGGGATGGCCCGTGTGGACGTAGAGGGTCTGCTGACTCTGTCTGATGGCTGCCGTCAGGGGAAGGTCAGCCTGCATCACCCACTCCTGGTTGTTGCCGTTGACAACTGTTTCCGTGGGCATGGCCAGAGAGTGGCGCTTGGGCACATCCTTGGTCAGGGTTGCTAGTGACTGTTTGGCCTTGAGAAAGTTGACAAGATGCAATCAGtcagaaagaagagagggaaatgtttctgggtttttttgagTGAATTGGTGTTTTTCCCTTACTGTTATcgttgtctttatttatgtgtcatatgtgtgcacatgtacaGGTTGAGTTATGTATCCAGAATCCTACTAAGTCTCAGAGTGCATGCGGGAAAGTGAGTTCTCCCCTGGGCTCCTCATGTGGTTGTTGCCTCATGAAAAATGCAGCTGTATTCATGTTCGTCTTTTGTTGTGTGAAATCTCTTCTTACCGCTCCAGAGAGcccagagaagaaaaagaaaggaggagaaaacaatatctggaggaggttttctgcTGTTTGGTTCCTTTCAGGGAAGAAAGTCAGGAGATGGTGCGGTGTAAAAATGGAGAAACTGGAAATTATGGAGCTTTCCTTgaagtttaatgaaaaaaaattctcagTAGAGCCTAGTCAcaaggggtggggggtggggggttgcaagtgttttttgtgtctgtcaaaagttttgtttctttgtgagtTTGTTTTCTGATTAGCCTTGACTTGTAGGTGTTTCACAAATCATTGAATTGTTTATTGTGCAAATCCTATCATGCCAAGCAACAACAGGCTGCAAATCAACACTGAAGCAATCAGCTTCTTTGCAATCATCTCTACCTACCAGAGGTGAAACGATTATCAATCATAGTCTTTGACAtgcaaaacagaacacaatcaCAAACCTCTGGACTAATCATTAGTTTTCATCATTAGAATATTTTCCCCCAAAGCATTTCTTCGCTCAATTGAAAACACATTCAGATCAATCATAGCGGGAATCCGTGGGGATCACTGATGTTAGGATCACTGGGATCGATCAGGGTCGGCTAAGGGTTAGTCCAAAACGTGCAgctgagagaggggggggcTTTCCAAAACGACAATTAGGTCACAAGTAGGAGAGATTTCCAAGGAGCGGGAGGGTCAAAAAGGTCAAATTTGAAAGCTGGGGGACCATCTTACCGCCATGACCCTAGGAGAGTAGTCCCTGTCCGCAACCCGCTCAAACACCCGGATCTCCATTCTCTGATTGACACTGTTACTCATCTGGGGGTTGGAGACATGACGGATGGCTGTTCTGTACATTCAAAGGCTTTCTGTGTTTTACTATATGCAGCATAGACAGACAGACGTACTACACACCCTTGAAACAGTAAGGAAACTTAAAATGTCGGATTTCTTATTCGTATCTTTATATACTGCTAATACTTGTTGCGATAAAGATATTTTCCCTGATCTTGTCAGTAGTTTCAACTTGTGTCATATCCTTGATAACTGTACTGGTTGTGTTCAGTATGCATTAGTTGGCCTTTATTCTTTCAGATATTGGCGGTCTTTTGTTGGGGACTGtattttaaagacataaaaaatacaaagtataaacaaaaagatactaaatatggagaaaaaatctatatatctatatatttgttttttaaaagcattaaaagggAGTCTGTCTCTTCGcctgcttgtctgtctgtctgtcagtctagTAACCCCCCCAccatctgtctttctgtctcaccATGGCCAGTTCAGCTTCCAGCTCCTTGATGCGGTTCTCCTTGAGGTCAAGCTGGGAGCGCAGCATCCCTGTGTGCTCCGTGGCTTCCTTGGTCTGCCGCCGCAGGTCCCACTTCTCTCGCTCCAGCAGGTCCTTCTCTTTGGCCAACGCCTTCACTGCATCCTCGCTCTCCTAGTAGACACAGAGATCCTGATGGATTGTTTCACAAACCAAGCTAGGTTTGACTCATTAGGTCTAAATAGACCTAATGAGTCAAACCTGTTAAATAATGGCACCAAACCAAAGtcaagaagaggagaagggtCTAAATTGCTAATTTCACCACTTCTTTTGTTATCTTGTCAGTGGCCTACCTAAACCTAATGTATATGTTAAGTCACAGATACAACCACATGTTATTTTACTTGGAAATGACAACATATAACGCAACAGCAAAACCTGACCATCTAATCTTGATgccaaaacaaactaaattgtTAGTCATGTTAACATCCTCCCGGTCACTTAAGTTACATAAGCATGGAGCTAAACAATTTGGTAATTTCTCTTTAATCTTGAGTACAATGTGCACACACCCATTAAAATGTGCATGAAACCAACACAGCTACACAAGAAGAGACTCTTTTTGGGAAATTGTTTGGGCATGGTCTTGTGTGAGACTGTTTCCGGACAGAAAATGGGGACCATACTTTTCTGTGCTGCTCATAGTTGCGTATGAAGTCGCGAAGCTGCTCCTCCCGGCTCTCCAGTGTGGCATAAAGCTGCTGCATCTGGTTCACCAGGTCCGCCTTCTCCACCTTCAGGCGCTTACGGTCCGACTTCATGGCTGCAAGGAAGatgagggggggagagagaagggaaaaattgtcagaaaaaacaGAGTTGTGTACACTGTGAttgggagaaagaaaacatgttatggATGTCTATATCCACAGAGcaaataatcaaaaatgaatgCTGCCTTCCTAGGAGTGCTTTTAGTGagcaaaattatttttaacactGGTTAGGCCTTTTAAAATGAtcgttgttttggttttggtcaAAGCAGACATGTTAACTGCAGAAATGTGATTCATgtgcagcatttcttttttaactctGGACATGTTTTTCACAAGCCTTGATTGTAGCAGTTTATTCATGAATAATTATTAGGTGCTTTCAGATATGAAGCGTTTTAGGTAAAAGCATTAAATACACCTGCTGGTCTAATGTAGCGTGACGGCGTGTTGATAAAGGGGTGAATCACACATGAACCGTCTTGTCAATCTCCTCTCTGCCGCTGGATTCTTAAGAAGCTGGGTCTCTCGTTTCATCTATCTCTCTGCCACACACTCTCTCTAATCCTCTGGCACCTCACCCACGCATCGCGATAAAGAATATGGTTTAGTGTAGTTATTCACAGAAGCTCTAATTTCCTCCAAGACAACatatcctctttctctcctctgcatCTCCtgctttctctgcctctcttcatGCAAGGCTGTTTTCCCAGACATCTGCTTAAAGCCGAATTCCCCTCCAGCTATCTTCCCAAACTGACAACATAGggtttatttagattttatgtattctcactgtgtctgtccatctTTGTGTTCTTCCCTTTGAAATCTATTTCCTTACAGCACAGCAGCTCTGACTCCTGGATATTTCATAACCTCACATGGTACTCTGTTTCCCTCTTGATGCTTGTTATCATGTGTtcacctttctttttcttccctctttttATCCCCCTCCGAACTAGCTGTGTGTCATTAATTAACTTATATCACAGCCTGGTTAATTGCATGACATTCACAAGTCGTCGTCTGGGGAGCACGCTCAGGCGAGTGGAATCGAAGTGCACTTTTACAAGGACAGATTCACCCTCTCGTTTCTTCTCCTCCCATCCCCTCTTTCATATCTCTCCCTTTCACCCGTTCTTCAGAGGTGGCATTCCCGAGCGAAAGCAATATGCAAGCCGAACTAGCCAGCGAATGAAGACAAGAAACATCTCTCATTGGCCAAGAGAAACAGGAAACCTCCTCGCACCTGCCTGAGGAAGTGAAATCAAAGCCGTCTTTGAGATGAGCCAAGTCACTGTTGCTGCCTCACATCCTGCACCTGTGACCGTTTGGCAACTTCAACCATCCTGGTGTCGGATACAAGAAAGCACTCACTGTGACTCGGTAAAAAGGGtccattcacattcacatctCGTGTCAGTACTGTTACTTACCATTTATAAACTACACATGAGCACTCTTATTGAACAAAGATGGTCCTGGGCTCATTGCAGTTACATTACACTAGAGAATGTAGGTGAGATGGGGAAGAAGTAACATGTCTCCTCCTGCTGACAGTCATATTAATGACTAGCATTCTCTGTGGCTTGATGCAAGCCTTCAAGAATTATTACCAGATGAAACTAGAGGGGACCACCAGGGAACCATACAGAGCTGAAACTAATGTgtgtggagctggaggaggaggcagacaTGGAGAGGAAGCTATTGGAGAAGCTTCAATTTAATGGTTGTTTTATGCAGGAATGATACCCGTGCAAGCACCTTTCTTCTGCTTTGCCATGTAGTGCAGGAAtatagtttttgtatttttgtgctttttcaatCATATAGGGCTTTCCTATTTTTGTAATGCACATCAATGGTTGTCTTTGTGCAACATTGTGTGTGCCTGCATGAAAATCCAGATACTAAAAGCATAAGAAAAGCAGATCAGGACAATTATTcgcaattattattatcaaaagcCTAAGCCACTGTTCCGAATGCTAAAtgttaaaaaccaaaacacctGCCTGTATCACGTGTTCCTGACATTCTCTAAAATCTGTGGAGAGTGTTATTTAGCTCACCACATGAAGGCTCTCCAGCTAACCAAAGCCCTTGTGTTATAAAGTAGTTTAATATGTGCATCTACTACTGCAGTCGGCTAAAAGCCTGCTGGGCTCTTCTATAACACTTTGCTACTGGAGGGTTTAGATTACCTGCACCGAGTGGGCAGACTCATTAGTTACTACAGTGGACACTTTGGTATTCAAAATAACTGAAAGGACAAGTTTAACACTTTGggaaaaatgcttattttctttctttctgataGTTAGAAGAAGAGATTGAAGCCACCCGCATGTCTGATAAATGTTTAAGCTAcagcagcagctggttagcttagcattgaAATTGGAAACACAGGAGTCTCCGCTGATCGCCTGGCAACTTGACAGTGACAAGACGACTCAAGGAAGTTACCACGGCCGGCCAAGAAACTCACATAACCCCAATAAAACTAGTTTTCTTATGGATTAAACATACATGTTAAATTATTGAGCTTCAGAGCTGTTACAGACGGAGCCGGGCTAGCTGTTTTCCTCTGCCTccactctttatgctaaactaagctaacaagctgctagtttagcataaaaaaaaaatagttctaGAGTCACATTAagtgtacagacatgagagtaagcatatttctcaaaatgtcaaactattcctttaaatcaataaatgtatgtacatacatgtatattgtatataaaatagatatagaTAAACATGTAATGACGGGCTGTATCGTGGTCAGGATAGCAAAACAAGGGAAGCTGACGAGCTGGTTACTAATTGAGCAGTTGTACACTCAATTAGTTATATTTGTGTTGGGTATTTGTCGTGTTTCTGCTATCTTAACTTAGTTCTTTGTTTGCTCGATGTTGAAATAGTATAATTTGCCGTTCTGCTTCCTCTTAGTAAAGTAAAAGGGTTGTTAGGGTATGTTCCAGTCACATCATACTGCAGGAGGAGACATGTCCTGTACTTGTAAACATGTCACAACAGGAACTCTCTTTGTAAGTGACAGGATTTCAAGCTGaccagagctgctgctgtttgtgaagAAGCAGACTAAAAAACGGTTTTACAACCAGCTGCTTTTAAGCCTACAGGGGGGCTTTGTTTGACACCTTGTAagatatcattttaaaacacattacatgtTGTAAGGCCTGATACTTTGTGGGTAATACCTGGGTTAATCAAGTGTCAAACATTATTCAGTGACAGGAAAAAGAGACATCATGATACTTGattgtacagaaacaaactcaGCCATCTTGTTCCTGCGGATCACTGTGCTTCATATTTCACACCCCACTCACTGCTTCTCTATGGTTAAATAACAACCCTCATTATCTGGTCAACCCAATCTATTATGGTGCAAATATAACAAGATCCGAGCTATGATTTCAGCTGAATAACATTTCCTGCCTTTCTGTTTTCAACTTGCGCTAACAATCAAGTTTTCTCTTTGGTCTCTGACTGAGGAAGATGAATAAATAGAGCGTGTGTCAACAATACAGACgtctttaaataattaatgtcCTTGGCATTTGCAaagtttagttttcttttaactaaatattgtgttttagcAAAGGCCGCTATCTAAGTTCACCTGAAACGACAGGGTCACAAAGGTAGACCCACTTATCAACAATCCCCCAGAAAATGATGTTCTTCACATCAATGACTGAAACCACTCCACACTGACGCTACTCCATATAACTTCAGACCAAAAGAGAAGGAACAAGCTTTTAGTCGGCTCTTAACATAATTATTTGGGggagagaacaaaagagacatTGGCTCATTGGAGGGAATCCACGGTTCACGGTTCGGGATTTTAAATCTGCCAGCTGAATAATGAAGTAGGAGCCTCAGAGCTGCACAGTGTGCTCACCTCCTCACTTCCTTAGCAAAAACAGACTGCTTGAGATTGCTTGGATGAGGTTTTATATCTGCATTGATGCTGTATAACaagtttattaaaatgaattagtgTTTAATAATCTACAATCAACAAACCTCAACCATAACATTTGACCTTCCTCATGATTTAATGCTCAACCTAGAAGGtagccattaaaaaaagatcaaacgTGGCACCGTAATATGTGATCTGTGTACACAAGCTATTTGAGCAGCAGAGCTGACACATCAGGGAATCAAGAGGAAAAATCACACTTTGATCCTGTAACAGCACCTCATTActcacctctctgtcctcactgggttccaaaacaacatttactgGCACTGCAATCTTTAAAGGGGCTGAGCCATAATTTTTTAAGGTGCAACCTATGTAACAGGCGAGTACAAAGAGTGAGTCAGCTGCGTCTTAGATTATGATTCAACGGTGCTGGCACAACGTCTCTCTGTCTTACAGAGGTGCACTTGATTAACACTAGGGGGCCACTGCAACGCAACACACATTCAAGACTATCAACAGCAAACCATCCTCATTACCTGTTATCATGAAGCTGCTGCCAGTGAAATAATTCACAAAAAGACTTGCAAAAACACATTAGTTGACTGAgctgacaattattttcttaatttattttttctctcttttttttactttttcaagaaaaacttagttttgttaaaaaataagagaCACCACTAAAACTGCTGCAATTACTTTAATGTTATGATATTATGTAGCCTAATGAAATATCAGCGCATtgagtgtgtgcctgtgtgtattGGTGTTTAAATGCCTAGCGAAGGAAGAGGCCTTGGAGTCAAGGACAGAGCTGCTTTCTGGGTACGGTGTAGCGTGAAATGACACTAAACAGAGCAGGCAGACTGTCCTGTGATGATACATAGCTATCTGCTGCTTTCTTTGGGCTATGAACTGACTGGGAGTCCCTCAGTGAAAGTAATTAGCTAAAGCAGAAATAGCTAATTAAAAACTGCAGAGAGGGCCAGCTATACTCATAAAATTCATTGAACACAACTTTGAAGAGAAAGTAAACACCTTTCAGGAACAGTCCAACTGGATTAGCCTTCACTTTAAGCTTTTGAGATCACCAAGACAGTTTCAGTTCATCATCATTTGTgtactttaacattttgttggGGATGAAATTACTTCAAGCAGCAGCTCTTGGGTTGGATCGAGTGCCCACACGCATCATAACAAAACCTGCAATTGAGAGAGGTTGGCAATTACCCGCGATTACAATTATAGTGCTCACCGGCTCATGTCTGGCACACAGTGGGAGTGAGCTCAGGCCTTAACATTGAAACAGTGTGGGCATCGCAACAAAcaaaggcagagagggagacagcgAGGGGGAAAGCAAAGAATAAAAGACCGAAAAGTAGTGTTCCTTTTTGCATTCTCCATTTTGTATTCATAGGAACCAGAAAATCTGCACGTAATTTAACCGAGTGAACCATTACCAAAGTAAACAGGTTTTATCTCAAGAGGTGGAGAGTAGAGAAGGGGATGATGCTTTTCATTCACGCTACTTCATCACTCTTTTTCATCCAAAGCAGAACcacaggaaaataaatacataaaaactaagaaaaaacacaaagccacTCTGTTTCACAATAATTGTTGGTAGCACTTCAATAAAAAACACCCGGGGCGCTTAAGTTCTCCAAACATTGCTCTCATTCTTCGAGGAAAACTCTTTGCCAGAGCATCTGGTGGGACGTTCACAATATGCCATACTTGTGGGAACTGAGGGATATCAAATAGAGTCGACATCTTGCCTCCAATCAATTGGCAGCACAGGGAAATTGCTGTAGTTAATGAGGTATTCACAAGGACATTAGGCCTGTGTTTTTGTAGCCACTGTAAAACACAACTATTTCCAACTCCAACATCTAATGAGTATTgttttttactatattattaaCCCTTCAAATACAAGAAATCAGCAGACAA
The sequence above is a segment of the Anoplopoma fimbria isolate UVic2021 breed Golden Eagle Sablefish chromosome 12, Afim_UVic_2022, whole genome shotgun sequence genome. Coding sequences within it:
- the LOC129099932 gene encoding kazrin-like isoform X1, with the translated sequence MDFNSPDASLDKVLLREEVAQLQEEVHLLRQMKDMLSKDLEETQGGCSADVLSATELRVQLAQKEQELDRAKEALQAMKSDRKRLKVEKADLVNQMQQLYATLESREEQLRDFIRNYEQHRKESEDAVKALAKEKDLLEREKWDLRRQTKEATEHTGMLRSQLDLKENRIKELEAELAMMSNSVNQRMEIRVFERVADRDYSPRVMAAKQSLATLTKDVPKRHSLAMPTETVVNGNNQEWVMQADLPLTAAIRQSQQTLYVHTGHPTDRQVAAVRVSPCHSRQPSIISDASALEGDRSSTPSDINSPRHRTHSLCNSLEDLEEAKRKKKKEKMGLGSLSRVFARGKQRKSLDPGLFDGTSTPDYYIEEDADW
- the LOC129099932 gene encoding kazrin-like isoform X2 — translated: MDFNSPDASLDKVLLREEVAQLQEEVHLLRQMKDMLSKDLEETQGGCSADVLSATELRVQLAQKEQELDRAKEALQAMKSDRKRLKVEKADLVNQMQQLYATLESREEQLRDFIRNYEQHRKSEDAVKALAKEKDLLEREKWDLRRQTKEATEHTGMLRSQLDLKENRIKELEAELAMMSNSVNQRMEIRVFERVADRDYSPRVMAAKQSLATLTKDVPKRHSLAMPTETVVNGNNQEWVMQADLPLTAAIRQSQQTLYVHTGHPTDRQVAAVRVSPCHSRQPSIISDASALEGDRSSTPSDINSPRHRTHSLCNSLEDLEEAKRKKKKEKMGLGSLSRVFARGKQRKSLDPGLFDGTSTPDYYIEEDADW
- the LOC129099932 gene encoding kazrin-like isoform X3, with translation MKSDGEQGKFVLLREEVAQLQEEVHLLRQMKDMLSKDLEETQGGCSADVLSATELRVQLAQKEQELDRAKEALQAMKSDRKRLKVEKADLVNQMQQLYATLESREEQLRDFIRNYEQHRKESEDAVKALAKEKDLLEREKWDLRRQTKEATEHTGMLRSQLDLKENRIKELEAELAMMSNSVNQRMEIRVFERVADRDYSPRVMAAKQSLATLTKDVPKRHSLAMPTETVVNGNNQEWVMQADLPLTAAIRQSQQTLYVHTGHPTDRQVAAVRVSPCHSRQPSIISDASALEGDRSSTPSDINSPRHRTHSLCNSLEDLEEAKRKKKKEKMGLGSLSRVFARGKQRKSLDPGLFDGTSTPDYYIEEDADW